One Turneriella parva DSM 21527 genomic region harbors:
- a CDS encoding glycerol-3-phosphate dehydrogenase/oxidase, translating into MNLRESNIEKLKKRHFDVIVIGGGINGAVSAAALSGKGAKVALIDKGDFASFTSQESSNLAWGGIKYLETLEFGLVRKLCMSRNHLIRSYPSTVQEIRFFTTIEKGFRFPVWFIWLGTWFYWLIGNFFTRTPRYLTKRKINKLEPGINTANAAGGFEYSDAYLHDNDARFVFGFVRQAMNNGCIAANYVAATSATKADGKWQIAAKDMMTKKAFRISADIVVNACGPYADSFNEAAQVSTEHQHVFSKGIHLIVNRLSKEERVLTFFADDGRLFFAIPMGAKTCIGTTDTRVTAPESFVTREDREFVLNNINKRMKLAAPLTEKDIIAERCGVRPLVVKKGKGGGKDWIQLSRKHEIEVNKGRRQITIFGGKLTDCLNVGDEVSEFVEELGVALPYPKRRWYGEPHESFRDEFFHQAKLMDLDGYTAPQASEKLSTRFWRRYGAHALVLLEEIRENPAEAELLIEGAEYTRVEIREAAGREMVTKLEDFLRRRSKIALIARKEDIRNSKGMKEACKILFGKDAQKRFKEYFG; encoded by the coding sequence ATGAACCTGCGCGAAAGCAATATCGAAAAGCTGAAAAAACGCCACTTTGATGTGATCGTCATCGGTGGAGGCATCAACGGCGCAGTTTCGGCTGCCGCGCTTTCGGGCAAGGGCGCAAAAGTTGCCCTCATTGATAAAGGTGACTTTGCTTCGTTCACGAGTCAAGAATCGTCGAACCTTGCCTGGGGTGGTATCAAGTATCTCGAGACGCTGGAGTTCGGCCTCGTGCGCAAGCTCTGCATGTCGCGTAACCACCTCATTCGCAGCTACCCATCGACGGTGCAAGAAATTCGCTTCTTTACCACCATCGAGAAGGGTTTTCGTTTCCCTGTATGGTTCATTTGGCTGGGTACCTGGTTCTATTGGCTCATCGGTAATTTTTTCACACGTACCCCGCGCTATCTGACGAAACGCAAGATCAACAAGCTCGAACCGGGCATCAACACCGCCAACGCTGCCGGTGGCTTTGAATATTCGGATGCATACCTGCACGACAATGACGCTCGCTTCGTTTTTGGGTTTGTGAGGCAAGCCATGAACAACGGCTGTATCGCAGCCAACTACGTCGCCGCAACCTCGGCAACAAAGGCCGACGGCAAATGGCAAATCGCCGCGAAAGACATGATGACCAAAAAGGCATTTCGTATCTCAGCCGATATTGTCGTGAATGCCTGCGGTCCCTATGCTGACTCGTTTAATGAAGCAGCCCAGGTTTCTACAGAGCACCAGCACGTATTCTCGAAGGGAATTCACCTCATCGTAAACCGACTTTCAAAAGAAGAGCGCGTACTGACTTTTTTTGCCGACGATGGTCGCCTGTTTTTCGCAATCCCCATGGGGGCTAAAACCTGTATCGGTACAACCGATACGCGGGTAACTGCACCCGAGTCATTCGTCACCCGTGAAGACCGTGAGTTCGTGCTGAACAATATCAACAAGCGGATGAAGCTTGCCGCTCCGCTGACAGAAAAAGACATTATCGCAGAACGCTGCGGTGTGCGCCCGCTGGTTGTGAAGAAGGGTAAAGGCGGCGGTAAAGACTGGATTCAGCTGTCGCGCAAGCATGAGATTGAAGTCAATAAAGGCCGCAGGCAGATTACGATCTTTGGTGGCAAACTGACCGACTGCCTCAACGTCGGCGACGAGGTGAGTGAGTTTGTCGAAGAGCTGGGTGTCGCTCTGCCTTATCCGAAACGGCGTTGGTATGGCGAGCCGCACGAATCGTTTCGTGACGAATTCTTTCATCAGGCCAAACTCATGGACCTCGACGGCTACACCGCGCCGCAGGCCTCTGAAAAACTCTCGACACGCTTCTGGCGGCGCTACGGAGCGCACGCGCTCGTGCTGCTCGAAGAAATTCGCGAGAACCCTGCCGAAGCTGAGCTTCTGATTGAAGGCGCCGAATACACGCGCGTTGAAATCAGAGAGGCTGCCGGCCGTGAAATGGTCACCAAGCTCGAAGACTTTCTGCGCCGCCGCTCGAAGATTGCGCTCATCGCGCGCAAAGAAGACATACGCAATTCAAAAGGCATGAAAGAAGCGTGCAAGATTCTGTTCGGTAAAGACGCACAGAAAAGGTTTAAAGAATACTTTGGTTAA
- a CDS encoding YceI family protein yields MRIYLTGLVLACVLALAAAHAAGKTVWYEIDGDASQIAFVAQSRVIKAHGLFRKWDFKGKISGNYHVVGDLAIECASIDTDNERRDNHLRGPDFFDCTAFPQHTFRVRSVKPDNANLQKASRFAVEGDLTIRGKSKGLEISLLREGNEQRTTLTGSIFIDREEFGITYNSALNPIEKNVRIDLRLVLNRRTRG; encoded by the coding sequence ATGCGCATATACCTGACTGGCCTCGTTCTTGCCTGTGTTCTTGCTCTGGCCGCTGCGCACGCTGCCGGCAAGACGGTTTGGTATGAAATCGACGGCGACGCGTCACAAATCGCTTTCGTCGCGCAGTCGCGGGTGATCAAGGCGCACGGCCTTTTTCGCAAATGGGATTTCAAAGGCAAAATATCGGGCAACTACCATGTCGTCGGCGATCTCGCAATCGAGTGCGCGTCGATTGATACTGACAACGAACGCCGTGACAATCACCTGAGAGGTCCCGACTTTTTTGACTGCACGGCTTTTCCGCAGCACACGTTCAGGGTCAGGTCGGTGAAGCCCGATAACGCCAATTTGCAAAAAGCCAGTCGATTCGCGGTTGAAGGCGACCTGACGATTCGCGGCAAATCAAAGGGTCTGGAAATCAGTTTGCTGCGCGAGGGCAACGAACAGCGCACCACCCTCACCGGCAGCATATTCATTGACCGCGAAGAATTCGGCATCACGTATAACAGCGCGCTCAACCCCATCGAAAAAAATGTGCGCATCGACCTTCGACTAGTGCTGAACCGCCGCACGCGGGGTTGA
- a CDS encoding chitobiase/beta-hexosaminidase C-terminal domain-containing protein, which produces MNFMRAVACGGVILTMLLSAGCAKKQLPEAKVKGLAKFQINGGAPISQASSDEYNPYVIQMGNNYLVLVFGSNRACGTCTGHNLFIARSASAYNNDAVFPAFDNPTVITIAGTPLNYASRIQFAATATGNNVRVFLTNTGGNVQQTAAIVPTGPYDTTLTNIANTAGLASTVLGVEITGNRLYARQAGSVYAINHASAGDPLAGMATGQTASSVANLDGSFTSRSDGFFSLIDGTITSMSLYGNGGNLAVVNNAIAKARITARQVTVMGGLGGGFGGALMFISGTEFGGTSEDMYVVDGLTVWEMWQQINPKPPGPPSTGGGGSTAVAEPAYSPTAGHYGMPLNVTLSSTTSGAVICYTTDGVTDPVCDACLHHREHLQQCHQFL; this is translated from the coding sequence ATGAATTTCATGAGAGCCGTCGCGTGTGGGGGGGTAATCCTCACGATGCTTCTTTCTGCCGGCTGCGCCAAGAAGCAGCTGCCCGAGGCCAAGGTCAAAGGTCTGGCGAAGTTTCAAATCAATGGCGGGGCGCCCATATCGCAGGCTTCGAGCGATGAGTATAACCCGTACGTCATTCAGATGGGTAATAACTACCTGGTTTTGGTGTTCGGCTCGAACCGTGCGTGCGGTACCTGCACGGGGCATAACCTCTTTATCGCGCGTTCGGCGAGCGCCTACAACAACGATGCAGTTTTTCCCGCATTTGACAATCCCACTGTGATCACAATTGCCGGCACGCCGCTCAACTACGCGAGTCGCATACAATTCGCCGCGACCGCGACCGGCAACAATGTGCGCGTCTTTCTCACCAACACCGGTGGTAACGTGCAGCAGACCGCTGCGATTGTGCCGACCGGGCCATATGACACGACGCTCACGAACATCGCGAATACTGCAGGCCTGGCTTCGACTGTTCTCGGCGTCGAGATCACCGGTAATCGCCTCTACGCCCGCCAGGCAGGCAGCGTCTATGCAATCAACCATGCTTCGGCGGGCGACCCGCTGGCAGGCATGGCCACGGGGCAGACTGCGTCATCGGTTGCCAATCTCGATGGCAGCTTCACGTCGCGCAGTGACGGGTTCTTTTCGCTGATCGATGGCACTATAACGAGCATGTCACTTTATGGTAATGGCGGCAATCTGGCGGTGGTGAACAACGCGATCGCCAAAGCGCGTATCACGGCTCGGCAGGTCACCGTCATGGGTGGTCTCGGTGGCGGGTTCGGCGGAGCCCTCATGTTTATTTCGGGCACCGAATTCGGAGGCACGAGCGAAGACATGTATGTCGTCGACGGTCTCACTGTCTGGGAGATGTGGCAGCAGATAAACCCCAAGCCACCCGGGCCACCGAGTACCGGTGGTGGCGGCTCAACCGCTGTTGCCGAGCCGGCATATTCGCCGACTGCAGGGCATTATGGTATGCCGCTGAATGTTACGTTAAGCTCCACAACTTCGGGCGCTGTGATATGTTACACTACCGACGGCGTGACTGACCCCGTTTGCGACGCCTGCCTGCACCACCGGGAGCACCTACAGCAGTGCCATCAGTTTCTATAA
- a CDS encoding YHYH protein: protein MCYSTSATPVCNAAKTGCTTGTLYSAAVSVSNATNLRAIACKSGNNDSSVKTVTYSMSQTYGTLSASVTPTSATLGATCIDSVNTTMDAALPAAIRDNFKCQTAYVNGANNVFKSVNMPNHVSFYYCSLISAGACAVDKRNATLWAALPSGNTSAGTNTIFVQNLEFTIPATPTLKTGTLTGTQNGYVAVGVTVNGLAIFNNAAAPPDTLAAEAATFDGFDGHPQNAGVYHHHAGVRKVGASGTDNNDANLIGIALDGYLIYGKKCDNATATTADDITLTASTGTSDGSAAGITGASATTLDQLHGHTTTTRHLGTATYHYHMALDPTATIDTLLGSYFRGVAGTITN, encoded by the coding sequence ATCTGCTACAGCACTTCGGCGACGCCGGTCTGCAACGCAGCCAAAACAGGCTGCACTACTGGTACACTGTATTCAGCGGCTGTTTCTGTCAGTAATGCCACAAACCTCAGAGCGATTGCCTGCAAGAGCGGGAACAACGACTCGAGCGTGAAGACTGTTACCTACAGCATGAGCCAGACCTATGGCACGTTGAGCGCTTCGGTTACACCAACTTCTGCAACTTTGGGTGCCACTTGCATTGATAGTGTCAACACAACGATGGATGCAGCTTTACCGGCAGCAATCAGAGACAATTTCAAATGCCAGACCGCCTATGTGAATGGCGCGAACAATGTCTTTAAGAGTGTGAATATGCCGAATCACGTGAGCTTTTATTACTGCAGTCTTATATCGGCCGGTGCATGCGCAGTCGATAAACGCAATGCGACTCTATGGGCCGCGCTACCCAGCGGCAACACTTCTGCAGGTACCAATACTATCTTCGTTCAGAATCTCGAATTTACAATTCCCGCCACACCGACACTCAAAACGGGCACGCTGACCGGCACGCAAAATGGCTACGTCGCCGTCGGTGTGACAGTCAATGGCCTGGCGATCTTTAACAATGCAGCTGCACCGCCCGATACACTCGCTGCTGAGGCCGCAACCTTTGACGGTTTTGACGGCCATCCGCAGAACGCGGGCGTCTACCACCACCATGCAGGTGTGCGAAAAGTGGGTGCAAGCGGAACCGACAACAACGATGCAAACCTGATCGGTATTGCGCTCGACGGTTATCTGATCTATGGCAAGAAATGCGACAATGCAACTGCGACCACTGCAGATGACATCACGCTGACCGCCTCGACTGGCACCTCTGACGGATCAGCCGCAGGCATCACCGGTGCCTCAGCAACGACTCTTGACCAACTCCATGGCCATACGACGACGACCCGCCATTTAGGCACAGCCACCTATCACTACCACATGGCACTCGACCCGACGGCAACAATCGACACGCTGCTCGGCTCGTACTTTCGCGGTGTGGCAGGCACGATTACCAACTGA
- a CDS encoding HEAT repeat domain-containing protein, with protein MRRIEVFPFGAIVFRPYRNYVIRLIAAGLFCLQITVCKSAPQSIGGPPPKLTVEQFMLQDWQRQVEYLESIGKFGRSGDDDKIIGAALTDDDSAVVVASLQVILKLERDEHLPQVLPLLKHDDAMIRWHALLIVERLASDQRLITEVARLMSDKEWLVREAAYRTLRKYSSERKTKTYFYTVLLNLKERNTSVVVEIYRTLVWYDDESAWPYVIKRSYHCKSASELILVMRELARTKTREAQVRLKTLTRSQSVIVRQEANELLREYY; from the coding sequence ATGCGGCGAATAGAAGTTTTTCCTTTTGGTGCTATAGTGTTTCGACCATACAGAAATTACGTTATCCGACTGATTGCCGCCGGTTTGTTCTGTCTGCAAATCACCGTCTGTAAGTCGGCGCCACAGTCGATCGGCGGGCCCCCGCCTAAACTGACAGTTGAGCAGTTTATGCTGCAAGACTGGCAGCGGCAGGTCGAATATCTTGAATCGATCGGCAAATTCGGCAGGTCGGGTGATGACGACAAAATTATCGGCGCTGCGCTGACCGACGATGATTCGGCAGTGGTCGTCGCGTCTTTGCAGGTCATTCTCAAACTCGAGCGCGATGAGCATCTGCCACAGGTTTTGCCCCTGCTGAAGCACGACGACGCCATGATACGCTGGCATGCGCTGCTGATCGTCGAGAGGCTCGCGAGCGACCAGCGCCTCATTACCGAGGTTGCCCGCCTCATGAGTGACAAAGAATGGCTCGTGCGCGAAGCGGCCTACCGCACGCTGCGCAAGTACAGCAGCGAGCGCAAGACCAAGACGTATTTCTATACAGTGTTGCTGAATCTGAAAGAGCGCAACACATCGGTCGTCGTCGAAATTTACCGCACGCTCGTGTGGTACGACGATGAGTCTGCCTGGCCATACGTGATCAAGCGCAGCTACCATTGCAAGTCGGCTTCTGAACTGATTTTGGTGATGCGCGAACTCGCCCGTACCAAAACCCGCGAAGCACAGGTGCGCCTCAAAACGCTCACCCGCAGCCAGAGCGTGATCGTGCGGCAAGAGGCCAATGAGCTGCTGAGAGAATATTATTAG
- a CDS encoding FecR domain-containing protein gives MRICGYIVTALFAGSLSVLHAQARFVTLKGKVQVFEGGRWVKAAFENRLTQESSVQVGYRSGAVVALPEGSQVALKENTVLSFNELATDLSKPRTELYIQQGGLGAYVKKPASGQKNSFIVKTPTVVVGVRGSFMELARHGTQHEVKAIESAAFLRNTATPATNRERLQKAFAVLERAYLMDRDEKNRAAKLAEKAQNDDDRQAFVALQQPSVDTPEFVQALQEIKDHRTLTRELLTRQEKVFEANQGDRKAVVQALMQVRALTMLQLLWAEAAYKAELEAYLVALKQANRKKEQTDDDDEVFFNNLESAYVPQGDSARSSGELHGPYSTRTFDSRAERNFSSGSSAAEQSFLGNITDIQSGFGNDVQGLYNSINSVTQPSSVGEPTLQKF, from the coding sequence ATGCGTATCTGCGGCTATATCGTGACTGCGTTGTTCGCCGGTAGTCTGAGTGTGTTGCATGCTCAGGCGCGATTTGTGACGCTGAAAGGTAAGGTACAGGTTTTCGAGGGTGGGCGCTGGGTTAAGGCGGCTTTCGAGAACAGGCTCACGCAAGAAAGTAGCGTGCAGGTTGGCTATCGTAGCGGGGCAGTAGTAGCGCTACCTGAAGGTAGCCAGGTGGCACTCAAAGAAAATACGGTGCTGAGTTTTAACGAGCTCGCAACCGATCTCTCAAAACCACGAACCGAGCTTTACATTCAGCAGGGTGGGCTGGGGGCCTATGTCAAAAAGCCTGCAAGCGGGCAGAAGAATTCTTTTATCGTCAAAACTCCCACCGTCGTGGTTGGCGTTCGGGGGTCTTTTATGGAGCTCGCCCGCCACGGCACACAGCACGAAGTCAAGGCGATAGAGTCCGCGGCCTTTTTGCGCAACACAGCAACGCCTGCAACCAACCGCGAGCGCCTGCAAAAAGCATTTGCGGTACTCGAGCGCGCATACCTCATGGATCGCGATGAAAAGAACCGTGCGGCAAAACTCGCAGAAAAAGCCCAAAATGACGATGACCGGCAGGCATTCGTCGCGCTGCAGCAGCCTTCTGTTGATACGCCCGAATTTGTTCAGGCACTCCAAGAAATTAAGGACCATCGTACGCTGACTCGCGAGCTATTGACCCGGCAAGAGAAGGTGTTTGAGGCGAACCAGGGCGACCGAAAAGCAGTCGTTCAGGCTCTTATGCAGGTACGCGCGCTGACCATGCTGCAGCTACTCTGGGCAGAGGCAGCCTACAAGGCAGAGCTTGAGGCATACCTCGTCGCGCTAAAACAGGCGAATCGTAAGAAAGAGCAGACAGACGATGACGACGAAGTATTCTTTAACAATCTTGAATCTGCTTATGTACCGCAGGGCGATTCGGCCCGCTCCAGCGGCGAACTGCATGGCCCCTATTCGACACGCACTTTTGATTCGCGTGCGGAGCGCAATTTTTCATCGGGGTCTTCGGCTGCAGAGCAGTCATTTCTCGGCAATATTACCGACATTCAATCTGGCTTTGGCAACGACGTTCAGGGTCTCTACAATTCTATCAACTCAGTCACCCAACCATCTTCAGTAGGCGAGCCCACGCTGCAGAAATTTTAG
- a CDS encoding menaquinone biosynthetic enzyme MqnA/MqnD family protein has protein sequence MGEIPPLRIGVVDYLNAYPLWAAMENHSGVKLLRGVPSFLAGELHAGRLDAALISSVEYLRHPQGFYYHDSLCIAATRESKSIRLFMPEVSKPFEAALQNVQTIFTDVSSRSSVAQLRVILNHLHVKPALVEVTGAADRIARLRQGEALLTIGDTALAHMAEPSYDLQQQYFALFQCGFVYALWVMREDKRNVLEPVLAAAHKEYSEDLPLYLDLAAKRFGFSPDFTQAYLMETIQHTFSPERKRDLDFFAERLKNMP, from the coding sequence GTGGGCGAAATACCGCCGTTACGAATTGGCGTCGTCGACTACCTGAACGCCTACCCCCTGTGGGCTGCTATGGAAAACCATAGCGGTGTTAAGCTCTTGCGCGGTGTGCCCTCATTTCTCGCAGGGGAGCTGCACGCGGGCCGGCTCGATGCCGCGCTCATCTCGTCGGTTGAATACCTGCGGCACCCGCAGGGCTTTTATTACCATGACTCGCTGTGTATCGCCGCAACGCGCGAATCGAAATCGATACGCCTTTTTATGCCCGAAGTCAGCAAACCTTTCGAGGCAGCGTTGCAAAATGTGCAGACCATCTTTACCGATGTCTCTTCACGCAGTTCGGTCGCGCAGCTACGCGTCATTCTCAATCACTTGCACGTAAAACCGGCTCTTGTCGAGGTCACGGGTGCGGCAGATCGTATTGCGAGGCTTCGCCAGGGCGAGGCATTGCTGACGATCGGCGACACGGCTCTCGCGCACATGGCCGAACCTTCGTACGACCTGCAGCAGCAGTACTTCGCGCTGTTTCAGTGCGGCTTTGTTTATGCGCTGTGGGTCATGCGCGAAGATAAACGCAACGTGCTCGAGCCCGTGCTCGCAGCGGCGCATAAAGAATATAGTGAGGATCTACCTCTCTACTTAGACCTTGCTGCTAAGCGCTTTGGCTTTTCGCCCGACTTCACGCAAGCCTACCTCATGGAGACGATTCAGCATACATTTTCGCCAGAGCGCAAGCGCGACCTGGATTTTTTCGCAGAAAGGCTAAAGAATATGCCATGA
- the trhA gene encoding PAQR family membrane homeostasis protein TrhA, with protein sequence MRKKAKAKTLAKKKRVVKKSSPKAPKRKQPRATSKVVAQALPPQQLRRKGHHARFRTAMRHEIANLLTHGIGAGLAIAGTAFLIVRGVEFKDPWRIVGYSLFGASMVFLYMASSLYHALWHPRTKQFLRRMDHSAIFFAIAGTYTPILLVTLRGPIGWTFFGIVWGLAIIGITFKMIFGHRYEAVSLTTYILMGWLVIFFVKPVYIGLSAGGVWLLFAGGIAYTAGTIFYSMARLPYHHMIWHLFVLTGSVLHFLCIYRYV encoded by the coding sequence GTGAGAAAGAAAGCGAAAGCCAAAACCCTGGCGAAAAAGAAACGTGTGGTGAAAAAATCCTCACCCAAAGCACCCAAACGCAAGCAGCCCAGAGCTACCAGTAAAGTCGTCGCGCAGGCACTGCCACCGCAGCAGCTGCGCCGCAAGGGCCACCATGCGCGCTTCAGAACCGCGATGCGCCACGAAATTGCGAACCTGCTGACGCACGGCATCGGCGCAGGCCTGGCGATCGCGGGCACTGCGTTTCTCATTGTGCGCGGCGTCGAATTCAAAGACCCGTGGCGAATCGTGGGCTATAGCCTTTTCGGTGCATCGATGGTTTTTCTCTATATGGCCTCGAGCCTCTACCACGCGCTATGGCACCCCAGAACAAAACAATTTTTAAGGCGGATGGACCACAGTGCTATTTTTTTCGCAATTGCGGGAACCTACACGCCGATTCTGCTCGTGACACTGCGCGGCCCCATCGGCTGGACATTCTTTGGCATCGTCTGGGGCCTAGCGATCATTGGCATCACGTTCAAGATGATATTCGGCCACCGCTATGAAGCAGTGTCGCTCACGACGTACATACTCATGGGCTGGCTCGTGATCTTTTTTGTGAAGCCGGTCTATATCGGCCTCTCGGCGGGCGGCGTGTGGCTGTTATTCGCGGGGGGCATTGCCTACACAGCCGGCACGATCTTCTATTCGATGGCACGGTTGCCCTACCACCACATGATCTGGCACCTCTTCGTGCTGACGGGCAGCGTGCTGCACTTTCTCTGCATTTACAGATATGTTTAG
- a CDS encoding TMEM43 family protein, which translates to MGDNDNDSYSESSTQSWGSRLMGSIKGVAFGLLLFFAAFFVLWWNEGRSVETYKSLQEGKGATIAAKADSVDSSLDGKLIHVSGPVSTEETLTDDTFKVEAEKVLSLRRTVQMYQWQESCTSETEKNLGGSTTTNTKCTYKKDWAGKTDSASFKKPQGHTNPPMIYTSETVTAANAKLGAYRLPQNLTSSLSSFVKLEASDAVLAKVRTVAAKPVAATSEGIFIGMNASNPQVGDYRVKFEVVKPTDASVIAVQQSSSFAPYTADAGGSIYMISQGVVTAQQMYKSAESSNAFITWVLRLVGWLMMTIGLSMLFKPLSTLLDVLPILGSIMSFGTGLASAIAAFALSVVTIAIAWFFYRPVLSLILIGIVVGVIVFMRQRGAAKKAAN; encoded by the coding sequence ATGGGTGATAATGACAATGATTCATATAGTGAATCGAGCACACAATCATGGGGCAGCCGCCTCATGGGGTCAATCAAGGGAGTCGCATTCGGCCTCTTGCTGTTTTTCGCAGCATTTTTTGTTCTCTGGTGGAACGAAGGCCGCTCGGTAGAGACGTATAAGAGCCTGCAAGAAGGCAAAGGCGCGACGATAGCGGCTAAAGCCGACAGCGTCGATTCTTCGCTCGACGGTAAACTGATACATGTCTCGGGCCCCGTATCGACAGAAGAGACGCTGACCGACGACACTTTCAAGGTCGAAGCCGAGAAGGTGTTGTCATTGCGCCGCACGGTGCAGATGTACCAGTGGCAAGAGAGCTGCACGAGCGAGACCGAAAAAAATCTCGGTGGCAGCACAACCACCAACACCAAGTGCACGTATAAAAAAGACTGGGCCGGCAAAACCGATTCTGCTTCTTTTAAGAAGCCGCAGGGTCACACCAACCCACCGATGATCTACACCTCTGAAACGGTTACGGCCGCCAATGCAAAACTCGGTGCGTACCGCCTGCCGCAGAACCTGACATCAAGCCTCAGCTCGTTCGTGAAGCTCGAAGCGAGCGACGCGGTGCTTGCGAAAGTACGCACCGTTGCCGCAAAGCCAGTCGCTGCAACCAGCGAAGGTATCTTCATCGGCATGAATGCCTCAAACCCGCAGGTCGGCGACTACCGCGTTAAATTTGAAGTCGTGAAGCCCACCGATGCAAGTGTGATTGCGGTGCAGCAGAGCAGTTCTTTCGCGCCTTACACGGCTGATGCGGGTGGCAGCATCTATATGATTTCTCAGGGCGTCGTGACCGCGCAGCAGATGTATAAATCTGCCGAATCGTCAAACGCCTTCATCACCTGGGTTCTGCGCCTCGTCGGCTGGCTGATGATGACGATTGGCCTCAGTATGCTCTTTAAGCCCCTCTCAACCCTGCTCGATGTATTGCCGATTCTCGGCAGCATCATGAGCTTTGGCACGGGGCTTGCCTCGGCGATCGCGGCGTTTGCTCTGTCGGTGGTCACAATCGCCATTGCCTGGTTCTTCTACCGACCGGTGCTTTCGCTCATTCTCATCGGCATAGTGGTGGGAGTGATCGTGTTCATGCGCCAGCGCGGCGCGGCGAAGAAGGCAGCGAACTAA
- a CDS encoding toxin-antitoxin system YwqK family antitoxin: protein MKVKVSFYTRFSHAILCGLLLLLAGGPAACSKTIEGSDPRISVSGGRLLLAGEPFSGILRQAIGDGSEIRMTPYQNGLEHGRLTVRKNKQLVEERVYEQGKKHGTHKGWHANGNLRFVSTFAHGEYVGDQFTYHDNGQVFEYKKYSPEGKLLVSKIFRQTGQIYTSQAFTAEGAAYGLPGSKLCNPVTQEKAKLQQNQSLTEKDVPL from the coding sequence ATGAAAGTGAAGGTGAGTTTTTACACCCGATTCAGCCACGCCATTCTTTGCGGCCTGCTGCTCTTGCTCGCCGGTGGCCCCGCAGCCTGCAGCAAGACAATCGAAGGTTCTGATCCGCGCATCAGTGTCTCAGGCGGTCGGCTTCTGCTCGCCGGTGAGCCGTTCAGCGGTATTCTCAGGCAGGCCATCGGCGATGGTTCTGAGATCCGCATGACGCCCTATCAAAATGGCTTGGAGCATGGCCGTCTCACAGTTCGCAAGAACAAGCAACTGGTCGAAGAGCGCGTTTATGAGCAGGGCAAAAAACACGGCACACACAAGGGCTGGCACGCGAATGGCAATCTGAGATTTGTCAGCACGTTCGCGCACGGCGAATATGTCGGCGACCAGTTCACCTACCACGACAATGGCCAGGTGTTTGAATACAAGAAATATAGCCCCGAAGGGAAACTGCTTGTTTCAAAAATCTTTCGCCAGACGGGCCAGATTTACACGAGCCAGGCTTTCACTGCTGAAGGCGCAGCGTATGGCCTGCCGGGCAGCAAACTCTGCAACCCGGTAACGCAAGAAAAGGCGAAGCTGCAACAGAATCAGTCGTTAACAGAGAAGGATGTTCCGCTGTGA
- a CDS encoding SCO family protein, translating into MKLCGVVLQSFAVVLMSLSLACKANPPGDADITAYYEPVAGVLPYFKGKFMTPWWPAKNAPAAALPADLKAMPSMGFTTHENKPLATSSLRGKFVLVNFYFTSCHGICPMLTANMRSLLQLIKKQDDLQIISVSVDPAKDTPDVIKAFRAKYAIKSDNWIFLTGPQDDVFRMARTAFNADTFTKDINRDLRDFLHTENFYLLDKDSYLRGVYRAKGMGDLGRLITELETLRGEP; encoded by the coding sequence GTGAAACTCTGCGGGGTGGTGTTGCAGTCGTTCGCCGTAGTGCTCATGAGCCTTTCACTTGCATGCAAGGCCAACCCACCGGGTGACGCCGATATCACTGCCTATTACGAACCTGTTGCCGGTGTGCTGCCGTATTTCAAAGGCAAGTTCATGACACCCTGGTGGCCGGCAAAGAATGCCCCCGCAGCGGCGCTGCCTGCTGATCTGAAAGCAATGCCCTCGATGGGGTTCACCACGCATGAGAACAAGCCCTTAGCGACTTCATCTCTCAGGGGCAAATTTGTTCTGGTGAACTTTTATTTCACTTCATGCCATGGCATCTGCCCGATGCTCACGGCGAATATGCGCAGCCTTTTGCAGCTCATCAAGAAACAAGACGACCTGCAGATAATTTCGGTGTCAGTCGACCCGGCAAAAGACACGCCTGACGTGATCAAAGCCTTTCGTGCCAAGTATGCCATAAAGAGCGACAACTGGATTTTTCTCACAGGCCCACAAGACGACGTCTTCAGAATGGCGCGCACTGCCTTCAATGCCGACACTTTTACCAAAGACATCAACCGCGACCTGCGCGACTTTTTGCACACCGAAAACTTCTATCTGCTCGATAAAGATTCATACCTGCGCGGAGTTTACCGCGCGAAGGGCATGGGTGATCTGGGCAGGCTGATCACTGAACTCGAAACTCTCCGCGGTGAGCCATGA